TTTTGTTTACCCGTTTTCAGTAATACCGCTGCAACCAGGAAAGAAACGACGGCTGCTACAAGCACCCCTGCAAGCATCGGCAGGTATCCACCTTTTGGTGTTAAGAGGAAATACGCGATAATACTACCCGGTGATGGTGCCGAAACAAGTCCTGCTCCGGTGAGCATGAATGTTAATGTACCTGCGACGCCACCCGCGATTGCGGCAAGAATCAGAATCGGTCTCATCAAAATGTAAGGGAAGTAGATCTCATGAATTCCCCCGAAGAAATGAATGATAACGGCACCTGGTGCAGAAGATTTGGCCATTCCACGTCCGAAGAAACAGTAAGCAAGCAAGATACCAAGTCCCGGACCCGGGTTCGATTCAAGCATGTATAATACGGATTGCCCTAATTCTCTCGCTTGATCTGTTGCAATCGGTGTCAGAATCCCGTGGTTGATTGCATTGTTCAGGAACAATACTTTACCTGGTTCAATGATTAGGTTGACCAGTGGTAACAAGCCCAGATTCATTAAGCCTTGTACCCCGGCAGATAATACTTTGCTAATTGCTTCTACAGCAGGCCCGATGCCCAGTAGCGCAAAAATCCCCAAGATCCCGCCAATAATACCGGCTGAGAAGTTGTTAACCAGCATTTCAAATCCGGCTCTAATTTTACCTTCAATGGATTTATCGAATTTTTTGATGATCCATGCTGCCAGTGGTCCGGCAATCATGGCACCGAGGAACATCGGGATATCACTACCCACGATGACCCCGATGGTCATAATGGCACCCACGACACCACCACGCTGACCATGCACCATCGTACCCCCGGTGTAACCAATTAACAGTGGCAGCAAATATTTGATCATCGGATCAACTAGCTGTGCAAGCGTCTCGTTAGGGAACCAGCCTGTTGGAATGAACAGAGCCGTAATTAATCCCCAGGCGATGAATGCGCCCATATTCGGCATGACCATACCACTCAGGAATCGGCCAAAACGCTGAACACCTACCCGTAGCCCACCTTTGGAATTGGACGATTGGTCCAAATTACTCATTGTATTATCCTCCTTGGATCAAGTGATTATGATTTATGAAAGGGGTATCATTTCTCCCCTGCTGTAATCCTAAGCGAGAATGCTCTCCTGTTCAATGAAATGAAAGCGTACTTTCGTCATGAACAATGATGACAACATTAGGTTATGTAATCGTTTTAATGGATGCATAATGGCTGAACCCATTGGTACACAAGGCTTTTCTTGCCTATGACTTTTATCATTTCCAAAATCAATTTCTAACCTATAGCTTGGTCTAATCAGGCGATTCACATCCACAATCTGCTTCAATCCGCATTAGAAACCATTCTCGGAAAGCACAAAAAACCTGTGCAAGCCTCAGGCTCACACAGGTCGAAACAATATGAAGCACATCTCATTTTGTTATAAAATATATGTTAATAAGTACAAGTTCGTTGATACTATTCTTCCGTATGTTTACGATACGCGTCTGCATTCATCAATGTAGACAATGCCGCTGTCAGATCTCCATCAACACGGATTTCAATCATCCAGCCTTCCTCGTATGGAGAGCTGTTGACAAGTTCAGGGGAGTCCTGCAATGAATCATTCACTGCAATAATTGAACCAGTGACTGGAGAAAACAAGTCCGACACCGTTTTGACCGATTCGATCGTTCCAATGCTGTCCTCTGCTTTTACATTGGTTTCAAGGTCAGGCAATTCCACAAACACAATGTCACCCAGCTGATGCTGCGCGAACTCGGTAATGCCAATACGTACAGTATCCTCCCCTACGGTTTGCACCCATTCGTGCTCTTCACTGTACAGGAAATCACTTTTCAATTCGCTCATCGATATCCGCCTCGCTTTTCATTAATGAGTACATGCGTTCTTTGACCTTAACCTTTTTCCCAGAACATAGCGTATGATATTTATGAATCAAATGTCAAGATACCTCACAATTTATTTGCTGAACACCTCTAAATCCTGTAACCGGATTACACTCTTTCTTCATATACTGGTGAATATTAGAATAGTAAGCGCAGTCTTTTTAAATATACGAACAATAACATTAAAAACAAATTAAATATTCGGTTTTTAATCATTATATATGATATCGTTCTTGACATCGGTAGTGGATTCACGTTTTAATGAGAGGAGTAAATGTGTTTATTGGACTATGTTATACCCGCGGATGAATGTAAAGGGAGAGATTACCCGTGACACCCGATTCGGGATGTACATGAGGTAACGCCGAAGGAGTAAACCACCGATAAGCGGGGGTGAATCTCTCAGGCAAAAGGACTTTTACGGGACGCAACTCTGGAGAGCATCTATTCGCCCTGAGCGGGCGTTATGATCACCCAAGGGGAAACCTGCTGCACAAGGCAGCGGGGTAACTCTCAGGTACAAGGGACAGAGCCTTAGAATACAGCGTGCTACTTGGCATGCCGATTCTTTGGCCTGTCCTTTTCCTTTTTCCCAAAAAACGAAAAACAGGATTCAGATCAGCGCTGCCATAGCTGCCTTACCATACTTATCTACTAAAAATCTCTGCTGAAAAATTTAAAAATACCCTGGTTCATTGATCCACGATTGTATATCCGGCCGGTTGACGGCCCATGACGAGGTGATTTGATGTCCGATTTGCTTAGAACACCACTCTTCCCACTGTATCAGCAATACGAAGGCGTACGGTGCATTGATTTTGGAGGCTGGGAGCTTCCGGTGCAATTTAGCGGAATCCAGAAAGAACATGAAGCGGTGCGTGAGCGTGCTGGACTGTTTGATGTATCCCATATGGGCGAATTCACAGTACAGGGTGAGCA
This Paenibacillus xylanexedens DNA region includes the following protein-coding sequences:
- the gcvH gene encoding glycine cleavage system protein GcvH; amino-acid sequence: MSELKSDFLYSEEHEWVQTVGEDTVRIGITEFAQHQLGDIVFVELPDLETNVKAEDSIGTIESVKTVSDLFSPVTGSIIAVNDSLQDSPELVNSSPYEEGWMIEIRVDGDLTAALSTLMNADAYRKHTEE
- a CDS encoding PTS mannitol transporter subunit IICB — protein: MSNLDQSSNSKGGLRVGVQRFGRFLSGMVMPNMGAFIAWGLITALFIPTGWFPNETLAQLVDPMIKYLLPLLIGYTGGTMVHGQRGGVVGAIMTIGVIVGSDIPMFLGAMIAGPLAAWIIKKFDKSIEGKIRAGFEMLVNNFSAGIIGGILGIFALLGIGPAVEAISKVLSAGVQGLMNLGLLPLVNLIIEPGKVLFLNNAINHGILTPIATDQARELGQSVLYMLESNPGPGLGILLAYCFFGRGMAKSSAPGAVIIHFFGGIHEIYFPYILMRPILILAAIAGGVAGTLTFMLTGAGLVSAPSPGSIIAYFLLTPKGGYLPMLAGVLVAAVVSFLVAAVLLKTGKQKDEDLESASSRMKDMKSQGTVPNAGITANHREADRAADMASSTVKTDVKKIVFSCDAGMGSSAMGASILRKKMKAEGIDVTVTNTAISDIPPDADVVITQQVLTDRARSVAPNAEHISIDNFLKSPEYDALVERLK